The following proteins come from a genomic window of Pyxidicoccus sp. MSG2:
- a CDS encoding Coq4 family protein has translation MRNPVAYARTAWRMARALRDPEQLQDILELAAVLAPPAAMRRLVERLMRHDSAARAFVERPRVGFLHPASLCHLPEGTLGRAYADHLLGNGLDPDALPALEAHTDEEYVRAHMLESHDVWHVLTGFHTDVAGELGIQAFSLAQVGSPFALGILAGGLANTLLYAFSERDVRMRAIVRGWLLGHRSRLLFGAPWRRMWELPLAEVRQRYGLDLAAVDAMLPGSADPAQSC, from the coding sequence ATGCGCAACCCCGTCGCGTATGCCCGGACGGCGTGGCGCATGGCGCGCGCGCTCCGGGACCCGGAGCAGCTCCAGGACATCCTGGAGCTGGCGGCGGTGCTGGCTCCGCCCGCCGCCATGCGCAGGCTGGTGGAGCGACTGATGCGGCACGACTCCGCCGCCCGGGCCTTCGTCGAGCGCCCGCGCGTGGGCTTCCTCCACCCGGCCTCGCTGTGCCACCTCCCGGAAGGGACGCTGGGCCGCGCCTACGCGGACCACCTGTTGGGGAACGGGTTGGACCCGGACGCCCTCCCCGCCCTGGAGGCCCACACGGACGAGGAGTACGTGCGGGCCCACATGCTGGAGTCCCACGACGTCTGGCACGTCCTCACCGGCTTCCACACCGACGTGGCCGGAGAGCTGGGCATCCAGGCCTTCAGCCTCGCCCAGGTGGGCAGCCCCTTCGCCCTGGGCATCCTCGCGGGGGGGCTGGCCAACACCCTCCTCTACGCCTTCTCCGAGCGGGACGTGCGCATGCGCGCCATCGTCCGGGGGTGGCTGCTGGGCCACCGCTCCCGCCTCCTCTTCGGCGCGCCCTGGCGCCGGATGTGGGAGTTGCCCCTTGCCGAGGTGCGGCAGCGTTATGGCCTGGACCTCGCGGCGGTGGACGCCATGCTTCCGGGGAGCGCGGACCCCGCCCAATCGTGCTAG
- a CDS encoding site-2 protease family protein: protein MRAARGSLQVGAFRGIPIRVHFSLLLILPLLAFSFGGAFRRAAEVAEVPPERLLGSPAWWGLGVAVGLFFSVFVHELAHTVYALARGGRVRSITLMMVGGVSELTEAPPRPRDEALMALVGPLTSLLLAAVFGAVTWLLQGTRSFNLQFACFYLASLNLFLGVFNLLPAFPMDGGRIVRASLTGRLGAVRATRVASLMGQGFAVLLGLGGALTLNPFMMVIAVFIYLGAEGEARQVRMKATLARVPVSALMTPRLAGVEASSSLWEAMWALRQARRLVLPVTEDGRPVGWVWLEPVQQVPEAERATRTTRELMRPALVAEMEEDGWTALRRMAENEVPHLAVVAANGSLVGTLDLADVQRGLALYEAREERAGPRPRDFQQERPA, encoded by the coding sequence ATGCGCGCTGCTCGAGGTTCTCTGCAGGTGGGCGCGTTCCGCGGCATTCCCATCCGCGTCCACTTCTCGCTGTTGCTCATCCTGCCCCTGCTGGCGTTCAGCTTCGGCGGGGCCTTCCGCCGGGCGGCGGAGGTGGCCGAGGTGCCACCGGAGCGGCTGCTCGGCTCACCCGCATGGTGGGGGCTGGGGGTGGCGGTGGGCCTGTTCTTCTCCGTGTTCGTGCACGAGCTGGCGCACACCGTCTACGCGCTGGCCCGTGGCGGGCGGGTGCGCTCGATTACGCTGATGATGGTGGGCGGCGTGTCGGAGCTGACGGAGGCGCCGCCGCGCCCGAGGGACGAGGCGCTGATGGCTCTGGTGGGGCCGCTCACCAGCCTCCTGCTGGCGGCCGTCTTCGGGGCCGTGACGTGGCTCCTGCAGGGCACGCGCTCCTTCAACCTCCAGTTCGCGTGCTTCTACCTGGCGAGCCTCAACCTCTTCCTGGGCGTGTTCAACCTGCTGCCCGCGTTCCCCATGGACGGCGGGCGCATCGTCCGCGCGTCGCTGACGGGGCGGCTGGGCGCGGTGCGCGCGACGCGGGTGGCGTCGCTGATGGGGCAGGGCTTCGCGGTGCTGCTCGGCCTGGGGGGCGCATTGACGCTCAACCCGTTCATGATGGTCATCGCCGTGTTCATCTACCTGGGCGCGGAGGGCGAGGCGCGGCAGGTGCGGATGAAGGCCACGCTGGCGCGCGTGCCGGTGTCGGCGCTGATGACGCCGCGGCTGGCGGGCGTGGAGGCGTCGTCCTCGCTGTGGGAGGCGATGTGGGCGCTGCGGCAGGCGCGGCGACTGGTGCTGCCGGTGACGGAGGACGGGCGGCCCGTGGGCTGGGTGTGGCTGGAGCCGGTGCAGCAGGTGCCGGAGGCGGAGCGGGCCACGCGCACCACGCGCGAGCTGATGCGGCCGGCGCTGGTGGCGGAGATGGAGGAGGACGGGTGGACCGCGCTGCGGCGCATGGCGGAGAACGAGGTGCCGCACCTCGCCGTGGTGGCGGCGAACGGGAGCCTGGTGGGCACCCTGGACCTGGCGGACGTGCAGCGCGGGCTGGCGCTGTACGAGGCGCGGGAGGAGCGCGCCGGGCCCAGGCCGCGGGACTTCCAGCAGGAGCGCCCGGCGTGA